One genomic window of Paraburkholderia phytofirmans PsJN includes the following:
- a CDS encoding undecaprenyl-phosphate glucose phosphotransferase: MNAISTAHESRKSTGFQGLLARILDISLIVGGAVAASQIRFEDLTGNHVDTGFIAFAAAFALALFPVFGVYQSWRGRSMLRLISQISLAWLVAQSCGLILMFSLHRTDLISRLWFAYWTGMTGAALIVSRSLTYALLRRVRDAGLNLRSVAVVGRGSHCQQVVRSIQAARASGFRVSAAFDLFTCVERSISNTPLFDEFTEFSDFVRTESIQEIWLALPLSEESMISRCLQEFRDDLVNIRFLPDVSSLALFDSSVIDLIGVPAINLVASPLSSHALLKKEIFDRLFAIAALFCVAPLMVSVAVAVKLSSPGPVFFAQKRKGADGQVFRIYKFRTMRMHASEPGVVKQASRNDPRITPVGAFLRRTSLDELPQFLNVLRGDMSIVGPRPHAIEHDELYRTIVDGYIHRYRIKPGITGWAQVNGYRGETDRVEKMQKRVEHDLYYLRNWSFGLDMKIVLATVVRGFTHRNAY; the protein is encoded by the coding sequence ATGAACGCCATCTCAACCGCACATGAGAGCAGGAAGTCAACGGGCTTTCAAGGATTGCTCGCACGGATCCTCGACATCTCGTTGATTGTCGGAGGTGCAGTTGCAGCTTCACAGATTCGCTTTGAGGATCTGACAGGGAATCATGTTGATACAGGTTTCATCGCATTTGCCGCAGCTTTCGCTTTGGCGCTGTTTCCAGTGTTCGGCGTGTATCAATCGTGGCGAGGGCGTTCCATGCTCCGCCTCATTAGCCAGATCTCCCTCGCGTGGCTAGTCGCGCAGAGTTGCGGGCTGATCCTAATGTTCTCCCTGCATCGGACGGATCTCATATCACGACTTTGGTTCGCCTATTGGACGGGCATGACCGGTGCGGCACTCATCGTTTCCAGATCATTGACGTATGCGCTGTTGCGCCGCGTGCGTGACGCAGGCCTGAATTTGCGCAGTGTCGCGGTGGTTGGGCGCGGCTCGCATTGTCAGCAGGTGGTACGCAGCATCCAGGCAGCACGGGCGAGTGGCTTCCGGGTGTCAGCGGCATTCGACCTGTTTACATGTGTTGAGCGTTCTATCTCGAACACTCCGCTTTTCGATGAGTTCACTGAGTTCTCAGACTTCGTTCGAACTGAAAGCATTCAGGAAATCTGGCTTGCGCTCCCACTGTCGGAAGAAAGCATGATTTCGCGCTGCTTGCAGGAATTCCGTGACGACCTGGTCAACATTCGCTTCCTTCCAGACGTAAGTAGCCTGGCCCTGTTCGACAGCAGCGTTATTGACCTGATCGGCGTGCCGGCTATCAATCTCGTTGCGTCGCCTTTGTCGTCGCATGCGTTATTAAAGAAAGAGATTTTCGATCGGCTATTTGCAATCGCGGCGTTGTTCTGCGTGGCACCCCTTATGGTTTCCGTTGCGGTCGCGGTCAAGCTGTCGTCACCCGGACCGGTCTTTTTCGCACAAAAGAGAAAGGGAGCCGACGGGCAGGTCTTCAGGATCTACAAGTTTCGGACGATGCGCATGCACGCCTCCGAGCCCGGCGTCGTCAAGCAGGCGTCACGCAACGACCCACGGATCACGCCAGTAGGGGCCTTCTTGCGGCGCACGAGTCTGGACGAATTGCCCCAATTCCTGAACGTGCTAAGGGGCGATATGTCGATAGTCGGGCCGCGTCCGCATGCCATTGAACACGACGAACTCTATCGGACGATTGTAGATGGATACATCCACCGGTACCGGATCAAACCCGGGATCACCGGATGGGCACAAGTGAACGGCTACCGCGGAGAAACAGACCGCGTCGAAAAAATGCAAAAGCGAGTCGAGCATGACCTGTACTACCTGCGGAATTGGTCCTTCGGGCTAGACATGAAAATTGTTTTGGCTACGGTAGTACGTGGATTTACGCATAGAAACGCGTACTAG
- a CDS encoding iron-containing alcohol dehydrogenase yields MNAFRFQTVPTLVVEFGAARRLGALLRAQFPALSRVCVVTDGFLHRSGLLNPALADLATHGWDATVIDDVIADPPEHIVLEATSRARTAGAEIVLGLGGGSSMDVAKLIAVLAPQQQQALSEMYGVNKITVARLPLVQMPTTAGTGSEVTAVSIVTVGEAKKMGVVAPQLIADLAILDAELTLGLPVAATAATGVDAMVHAIEAYTSAHLKNPVSDLLAVKALDLLSRNLLPACENGDDRAAREAMLLGATFAGQAFANSPVAAVHALAYPIGGIYHVPHGLSNALVLPHVLRFNADAAAPLYAELAEVVVPGVTGSDESKTQALIERLEQMIAATAIPARLRDVGIEQSGLERMASDAMLQTRLLVNNPRPVTEADALAIYTAAF; encoded by the coding sequence ATGAACGCGTTCCGGTTTCAAACGGTGCCGACGCTCGTCGTCGAGTTCGGCGCGGCGCGCCGTCTCGGCGCTTTGTTGCGCGCGCAATTTCCGGCGCTGTCGCGTGTGTGCGTCGTCACCGATGGTTTTCTGCACAGGAGCGGGTTGTTGAATCCGGCGCTCGCCGATCTTGCGACACATGGCTGGGACGCCACCGTGATCGACGACGTGATCGCCGATCCGCCCGAACACATCGTGCTCGAAGCGACGTCGCGTGCCCGGACTGCCGGCGCGGAAATCGTGCTGGGGCTCGGCGGCGGTTCATCGATGGATGTGGCGAAGCTGATCGCCGTGCTCGCGCCGCAGCAACAGCAGGCGCTCAGCGAGATGTACGGCGTCAACAAGATCACGGTGGCGCGTTTGCCGCTCGTGCAGATGCCGACCACCGCGGGCACCGGCTCTGAAGTCACGGCCGTGTCGATCGTGACGGTGGGTGAAGCGAAGAAGATGGGCGTGGTCGCGCCGCAACTGATCGCGGATCTGGCGATTCTCGACGCCGAACTCACGCTTGGCCTGCCCGTCGCGGCGACCGCGGCGACCGGCGTCGATGCGATGGTGCATGCCATCGAGGCGTACACGTCCGCGCATCTGAAGAATCCGGTTTCCGACCTGCTTGCGGTGAAGGCGCTCGACCTGCTCTCGCGCAACCTGCTGCCCGCTTGCGAGAACGGTGACGACCGAGCGGCGCGTGAGGCGATGCTGCTCGGCGCCACCTTCGCGGGCCAGGCGTTTGCGAATTCGCCGGTTGCCGCGGTTCATGCGCTCGCGTATCCGATCGGCGGCATTTATCACGTGCCGCATGGTCTTTCGAACGCGCTCGTGCTGCCGCATGTGTTGCGGTTCAATGCGGATGCGGCGGCGCCGTTGTACGCGGAACTTGCCGAGGTAGTCGTGCCCGGCGTTACCGGCAGCGACGAGAGCAAGACGCAAGCCCTGATTGAACGGCTCGAACAGATGATTGCAGCGACGGCGATTCCCGCGCGTCTGCGTGACGTCGGTATCGAGCAAAGCGGGCTCGAGCGGATGGCGAGCGATGCGATGTTGCAAACGCGGTTGCTGGTGAATAATCCGCGGCCGGTGACCGAGGCGGATGCGCTGGCGATTTATACGGCTGCGTTTTGA
- a CDS encoding collagen-like triple helix repeat-containing protein — protein sequence MKKFAGRTAIAVATSTLLALYGCGSTLNTPSPGLGGGGLGGTSGSGTSGTSGTSGTSGTSGTSGTSGTSGTSGTSGTSGTSGTSGTSGTSGTSGTSGTSGTSGTSGTSGTSGTSGTSGTSGTSGTSGTSGTSGTSGTSGTSGTSGTSGTSGTSGTSGTSGTSGTSGTSGTSGTSGTSGTSGTSGTSGTSGTSGTSGTSGTSGTSGTSGTSGTSGTSGTSSTPIGNIITQASNLITAVGTTTADTGTKITGTSVPGVNGATTSNLGNAITDLGNGVKVLGNGTAAGLGTVGSAANPLGPTLTSTSGVVANTGAAVTALGGVVNSLGSGPLKPLSPVTSTLGSVVGGVGSGVTAVGSGLNTALTSAPVQQIETQLSSAINPITTTVSNTTQTLGNATGLGAPLNTLLGTLGNGLNAAGLKVSGATGDQVGKDVGGVVSQLGKTVTTTGGLFTGATTNPLAPITGLLGPLGGLGGAGGSGGSGGVSIPPLTGLIGNLGSLGGAAGGTGGAGGAAGLLAPLTGLLGKVGSPGGTSGAGGPLAPVASVIGSLTVNVTGGVSAGGSSGGAAGNPVTGLISGLTGGSAGAAGSSGSGNKNPLAPVTNLVGGLLGGVAAAGK from the coding sequence ATGAAAAAATTTGCCGGTCGGACAGCCATCGCTGTCGCGACGTCTACATTACTCGCGCTGTACGGATGCGGATCAACGCTTAACACCCCAAGTCCCGGACTCGGCGGTGGCGGTTTGGGTGGTACGTCGGGGTCGGGGACTTCGGGGACTTCGGGGACTTCGGGGACTTCGGGGACTTCGGGCACCTCCGGGACTTCAGGCACCTCCGGTACTTCGGGCACCTCCGGTACTTCGGGCACCTCCGGTACTTCGGGCACTTCGGGCACTTCGGGCACTTCGGGTACTTCGGGCACTTCGGGCACTTCGGGCACTTCGGGTACTTCGGGTACTTCGGGTACTTCGGGTACTTCGGGTACTTCGGGTACTTCGGGTACTTCGGGTACTTCGGGTACTTCGGGTACTTCGGGTACTTCGGGTACTTCGGGCACCTCGGGCACCTCGGGTACCTCGGGTACCTCGGGTACTTCGGGTACTTCGGGCACCTCGGGTACTTCAGGCACCTCCGGTACTTCGGGCACTTCGGGCACCTCGGGTACTTCGGGCACCTCGGGTACTTCGGGCACCTCGGGTACTTCGGGCACCTCGGGTACTTCGGGCACCTCGGGTACTTCGGGCACCTCGGGTACTTCGGGCACCTCCGGTACTTCAGGCACCTCCTCCACCCCCATCGGCAACATCATCACTCAGGCCAGCAATCTCATCACCGCCGTCGGCACGACCACCGCCGATACCGGCACCAAGATCACCGGCACCTCGGTTCCCGGCGTCAACGGCGCAACGACCTCGAACCTCGGCAACGCGATCACCGACCTCGGCAACGGCGTAAAGGTGCTGGGTAACGGCACCGCCGCGGGCCTCGGCACCGTCGGCAGCGCGGCCAATCCGCTCGGCCCGACGCTGACTTCGACTTCCGGCGTCGTCGCCAATACCGGTGCCGCCGTGACCGCGCTGGGCGGCGTGGTGAACAGTCTGGGCAGCGGCCCGCTGAAGCCGCTTTCCCCGGTGACGTCGACGCTCGGCAGCGTCGTCGGCGGCGTGGGCAGCGGCGTCACGGCAGTGGGCTCGGGATTGAATACCGCGCTCACCAGCGCGCCAGTCCAGCAGATCGAAACCCAGTTGAGTTCGGCGATCAACCCAATCACCACCACCGTCTCCAATACGACGCAGACGCTCGGCAACGCGACAGGTCTCGGCGCACCGCTCAACACCCTGCTCGGCACGCTCGGCAACGGACTCAACGCGGCGGGCCTGAAAGTGTCGGGCGCCACCGGCGATCAGGTCGGCAAGGACGTCGGCGGCGTCGTGAGCCAATTGGGCAAAACCGTGACGACTACGGGCGGGCTGTTCACTGGCGCGACCACCAATCCGCTCGCGCCGATCACGGGCTTACTTGGGCCGCTCGGCGGCCTCGGCGGCGCAGGCGGCTCGGGTGGCTCGGGCGGCGTCTCGATCCCGCCGCTGACCGGCCTGATCGGCAACCTCGGATCGCTGGGCGGCGCAGCGGGCGGCACGGGTGGCGCCGGCGGCGCGGCCGGCCTCCTCGCGCCGCTTACCGGCCTTCTCGGCAAGGTCGGTTCACCAGGCGGGACATCGGGTGCGGGCGGTCCGCTGGCACCCGTCGCCAGCGTGATCGGCTCGTTGACGGTCAACGTGACCGGCGGCGTTAGCGCCGGCGGTTCGTCGGGCGGCGCGGCCGGCAATCCGGTAACGGGCCTCATCAGCGGCTTGACCGGCGGCTCGGCCGGCGCCGCAGGCAGCAGCGGCTCGGGTAACAAGAATCCGCTCGCGCCGGTGACCAACCTGGTCGGCGGACTGCTCGGCGGCGTCGCGGCGGCCGGCAAATAA
- a CDS encoding isoprenylcysteine carboxylmethyltransferase family protein, with product MNSTFDTVARVHDPRPRSATPFSIGLLGIAVGLLTLWLLRDSSSFDGATRSTVACLAIIATIAAYELFVARVYLRPSAGLASRAVRPLSIVRVELRLAALASVYAGIGALYWLLPEYHGAFYNPFWSLLGTLAPYVLIAAPFYFAWMDRHQRETDDAYLLWARFLFRGERPANWRPVREMLAGWMVKAFFLPLMIVYLSTNADHLDASLTTALNAPFSLATFRFMYDLSFAMDLMFGTVGYLCTLRILDSHVRSAEPTVLGWLVALICYQPFWSLISNQYIHYEGSVFWDNWLISMPVVRVVWGAVIVALLLCYALTTISFGLRFSNLTNRGIITSGPYRFTKHPAYIAKNLSYWMVTVPFIEPLGWRAAVTHCAALLAVNMLYFLRAKTEEKHLMNDSEYREYAAWIARNGVFARLSRVFD from the coding sequence ATGAACTCCACTTTCGATACCGTCGCGCGCGTGCACGACCCGCGGCCGCGCTCGGCGACACCCTTTTCGATCGGCCTGCTCGGGATCGCCGTCGGATTGCTCACGCTCTGGTTGCTGCGCGATAGCAGCTCGTTCGATGGCGCGACGCGCAGCACCGTTGCCTGTCTGGCGATCATCGCGACAATTGCCGCTTACGAGCTGTTCGTCGCGCGCGTCTATTTGCGCCCGAGCGCCGGTCTCGCGAGCCGCGCGGTGCGGCCGCTGAGCATTGTGCGCGTCGAATTGCGCCTCGCGGCTCTGGCCTCGGTGTACGCGGGCATCGGCGCGCTTTACTGGCTGCTGCCTGAATATCACGGCGCCTTCTACAACCCGTTCTGGTCGCTGCTCGGTACGCTTGCGCCTTATGTGCTTATCGCGGCACCCTTTTACTTCGCGTGGATGGACCGGCATCAGCGCGAAACCGACGACGCATACCTGCTATGGGCGCGCTTCCTATTCCGCGGCGAGCGTCCCGCGAACTGGCGCCCAGTGCGCGAGATGTTGGCGGGCTGGATGGTGAAGGCGTTCTTCCTTCCGTTGATGATCGTCTATCTGTCCACCAATGCGGATCACCTCGACGCGTCGTTGACGACCGCGCTGAACGCGCCGTTCTCGCTTGCGACATTCCGATTCATGTACGACCTGTCGTTCGCGATGGACTTGATGTTCGGCACCGTGGGTTACCTCTGCACGTTGCGCATACTCGACAGTCACGTGCGCAGCGCAGAGCCGACGGTGTTGGGTTGGCTCGTCGCACTGATCTGCTATCAGCCGTTCTGGTCGCTCATCTCGAACCAGTACATTCACTACGAAGGCTCGGTGTTCTGGGACAACTGGCTTATTTCGATGCCGGTTGTACGAGTTGTGTGGGGCGCGGTCATTGTCGCTTTGCTGCTGTGCTATGCGCTTACGACTATCTCGTTCGGCTTGCGGTTTTCGAATTTGACGAATCGCGGGATCATTACTTCGGGACCCTATCGGTTTACCAAGCATCCCGCTTATATCGCGAAAAATCTGTCTTACTGGATGGTGACGGTGCCGTTTATCGAGCCGCTGGGATGGCGAGCGGCGGTGACGCATTGCGCGGCGCTACTGGCTGTGAATATGCTTTATTTCTTGCGCGCCAAGACAGAAGAAAAGCATTTGATGAATGATTCGGAGTACCGGGAGTACGCGGCGTGGATTGCGCGCAATGGCGTCTTTGCGAGGTTGTCGCGAGTGTTTGATTGA